The nucleotide window ACAAAGCTGCTAGTTTTGgaaagttcaatatcaaattcggctttcaatgtgccgaatgtagtaacttgtaataccttacttcgccgagaaggctaatgagatgacataTACCAACAAGGATTGGAAAATCTttgtcgaccgagacttggataaataaccagtcaGTCTCGATGCAGCGTTGTTTATTCAAACTGAATGTGCTCCTggatcggctgattctatggCTCCAaggctgtttatccaaactgaaaatgtcgccggttgccttcacagtgttgtttatccaaactgaagatgtgttgatgCTAAGAAAGGGGAAAAGGATAAAATTCTCAGGATTGTTGAGAAGTTTTGCGAAAGGTAATTTTTGTGCTGATTTAGAGGGAGCTCCTGAATGTTGCATGCGGCTCTGTATTTATAGTGGCTGTATTTTTATTACACTACACTATTCCTCCCATGCTGACTATTTTTCAAATGTAAACCCATTGGATGGGGATGCTTTTTCCATTCAAAACTCTGTTTCCCGAGTTGTACGTGCAGATGCATCCATGCAATTTTGTAAAGAATCGCAATTCAATTACAATTCTTCCCCCTACCCATCATTTGGCAGCCAAATAATATCATGTGCATGCACGAAGCCAAATAATATTTCATGATGAGGCCACGTGCTTGATGAGATGTATTTCTATCTCAAATGGGGCTTTATGTCGATAATAAGGAGCCACATGGACTTGTCTCTGCCTCATGTTGCATGCATGCCTATCTCTATGCAATCTTCATTAattcaaaagaacaagaaaataatttgaaaactttgagttttaccgataatgacaaaataaaaggtaaaatgaatagtaccaatatatgatttttcattaaaataaatagtaccgaaaatttttcgttaaaattcctttaattcaaatgaaaaatcacaaaccAACTCAACTTGACTGTGAAACAATCCAATCGTCACGTGCTGCATACTTCTCAAATCAGTTATGATTACTTCAATCCCTAACCAAGCGAAAAGGGAATGACTTTGTAGACTTTCACAACTCTCGCACCTTGTTAATCCCATTTAATCCATCCCGATCTCCTCAGACTCAAAAGATCTCACTCAAGATAATTACAATGATTAAAATTAATAGGAATATCGAGAAAATCTGTTTAATTTTGGAGTTATCCAATGGTTTCAACACAATGAACCAATAGTGTAAAATCGGATCCAAACAGTTAGTAAACAAAACACTGGATCTAACTCATACGCATGTATTAACAGTGCAggagaacaaaaaaaaagtttaaataaaaaaaaaacacaggaCGATTCATCAAATCAAAGCAAACAGCGCAATGGAATTAGAGACATAGATCCAAAGTTTTAATAAGCTAACACAAAATTCATTACTTAGGGTATTTAAAGCAAAACATTTGAGCTCTAGTCGCAACAAAACACGAGCAAGAAACGCTTATAACATCCGCTAAAATAAACTGTAAAGGTCGGTAAAATCAAGGCTCATGATATCGAAACGCTTCTAAATTGAGAGGCCTCCACTtcattcttcttcctcttcgtcGCCATCACCACCAGCAGCCTTCTTGGCAGCGGCCTTCTGGTTCCTTCTCTTCACCCTTCCAGGGCGCCCACCTCCGAGGGGACTAGTGAGAGAGAAGTCAATGTGCTTCTGGGAGTCCACCCTCACCATGAAAGATGGGATGTTGACCACCTGCCTTCCGACCCTGGCAATGAAAGAAGGATATTGAAAAATAAACACCACAAGCTTTGACATCAAACTTAACAAAACATACACCGCATTTCATTTCCGCGAGAACATAGTGCTGGACGACAAAGATGGTTCCAGCagataaaatagaaaaaccCAAGTCCCGCCCTCCAACCCTTCATCCAAAAACATAGATAGATATAGAATGTTCATTTCCCTATGCTTAAtctgaaaataataataataataataataccaaAGAACACAAGCTTAGTATGAACAATGTGTGTTCACAAATAACATCATAAAGATAGTAGACACATGCAGTTAACCCACTTAGTCAAGACAATTAACCACATAAACTCGCACAAATAACCAGACAACAAGTAATAACCAAAAGAAATAATTAGAAAATGTGAAGGTCAATTAACAAAACAATTTGAAGCTCAATTAACAAATAAGACAATCAACCATGTCGGTACACAAATTGCCATCTTATTAACCCACGCCTGCCACCTATAGATATGTAACAAACAGATAACACAAACGACATTTTGAGTAACAAGGTTTATACCTGATGTGCCTTTGCCTGATGAGAACTCTGGCGTGGTGAATGGACTTGGCCATACCAGTTTTGAACACAAGGGTTTGAAGACGACGCTCCAAAAAGTTCTCCACAGTCAAAGCCAACACATAATCGAGCTTGTTCTGGCTCTCATCCAGAAGGCCATACCTGTTCATCCTGCGAAGAAGAGCCTCACCCTCAAAGATACGGCGAGGATTTTTCTCATCCAGGGTAAGAAGTTCCCTGGCAGCATTACGGATACGGCTCAGAGAATACTGAACCCTCCACAGTTCCCTCTTTGCACGGAGTCCATATTCTCCAACAAGCTTCAGCTCAGCATCCAAACGTTCCTTCTCATAAGGACGACGCGGCTTCTTGAAAGTCTTCCCATCTGACATCACACATCATAATGCATAAACATTTCAATACAAAATTTctttgaaaaatatcaaatattGACAAGAACAAAAtcataattcaaaacttgcatttCAATACTGAAGCGTACACCGCTTTTCAATTCTTAGATAACATCGGAAACTGATAATAAAGAAACGGATCAATAACGGGTAACAAAAATCATTCTATCCAGCAAACTTTATACTAAAACGTAACTTTTtcgggtttttttttccttttaatcgATAATAAGCTTCAATGTAAACAATTTAGAACAAGATTTTTCAACATAAAACCAAACGTGATTTAGCTAGATCCAGCATAAACAAAGCCAACATGATTAATCCAAGAAAAACCAGTcaaatcaaaaggaaaaaaaattgtacaaataCATATTAAACACTCATTTGGCTGCAAATGCTGCATTAAGAGGAGGCCAATCAACGAAATCAAAGTTAAATGACGATTCACACAAATGAGCAACTCAAAAACCCGATAAACTTCAACCGATTAGAATAATAAAACCAACAAATCAACTAAAATCATTCGACAAGAAAGCAATCAAAATCTATGAACACAGATAAACAGCTCAATCGAAACCCTAATTGCTCCATAGATATGAGATAGAGAGGGAGATGAGAGGCTTACAGTTGCGGTAATGGACGACGTGCACCATGGCTGGCTAGCCCTAGGTCAGATCCAGAaaggagagtgagagagtgggTGGGTGAGCGGGAGGCTCGCGCTGCCGAGTTCTGAGAGAAGAGGACGACGCAAATGGGGCTGTGTTTCGATTTATATGCAAACCCTAAACTGGCTAAACCCTAGTGGAGCGAGCGTAATGACAAATTTGCCCCTGTGTTGTGCTGGGCTTGTGTGGAAAAAGCCCTTTACCTTTGGATTGGACTTTCCCCATTTCGGACGTAAGAATCTAATTTTGGGCTGCCTACCTCTATGTGTACACCGGGTCCAACTGAATCGACTAAAGACATTTATACAATAGTTTGATGGGCGCGGTCTGGTTTGGATCGGTTTTACTTCAAATCATAGCTTCATCAACCATTAAAAGGTGCGTTTTGATTCGGTTACATAAAATGGAGGCGAAGCCAATCAAAACCAAACTACTGTTGAACAATTTGGCGATTCAGGGCCAGTTTGAGATTGttgcacttaaaaaaaaactgatttgaTAGCTTTAAGAATAATTAGGTGTAAAATAAAGTAGTTGAGCGTTTGACAAACTGTATTTTTAAAAGTATTGTTAGTGAAATCAGTTTAAAAGCGTTAGTAAAACCCCATAACCCACCCACAGTTTAGTTGAAAACCGATTAGATCGAGTAGAGAACAATCTCTATGAGATGAAACATAATACTAATGGTGGTAACCCATGAAAAATGTCACATGGCAAAACCAATGAAATTTATAGGCGGTTTGATAAGGTTTAGCCGGTTTCCCATAGAGGCAACATCAAACCATACCAACCTAATTACAACTTGgttctttttattaaatattaaacatCGTGTGTTAAAATGAACCAAATTGGTCGAATTTGCTCTACCAACGTTACCTTAACATATAAATATCGAGTTACGAACTTTTGAAatggaattgttattgacattctaaaattattattttacactccaaactttctataattaaaaagaaaaatacatttgtaagGAGTGCCAAATAAGGTTTTTGGAATAGTAATAATAGTTCCCCTTTTGAAAATTGTGCTAATAGTGTCAAAGGACTCATTTTTAGCTCTAGTAAAATGACAAGCATTTTACGGGCCATAcatactgttgatgcacaaaatcagtgagaactttggtacaacagaaagtgttttGTGACATttactagattgctccgatcactagtatgaataagtatgcaaatggatagagacagggaagcaaacacaagatgtacgtggttcattcagattggctacgtccacggagtagaggagttctcattaattgtgaagggtttacacaaatacataaattcaagctctcctttagtgagtaccagtgaatgatttagtacaaatgacattaggaaatattgtgaaagaatgatctctatttatagaagagagtttctagtttcattctgacattgacacatgtcgtgttgtgattggcttctgatattgacacgtgtcgcgctatgattggcttctgatgtcgacatgtgtcgcgctgtgattggcctcctggttggagggaaactcttctgtgtccttgacggtataacgttgaccaatgctcagtagtttcgggattagtcaagtatggtacaaacacatacGTTACTAATGTTGCTCACCTAAAGTCCTCATTTTGAAGACCGTACTTCTTTTATATAAACTTTTATATCAATCTAACGGTAATTAGGCTTACTTACTCAAATCCCATGTATTACATTCAAACAAAATTCTAAGTggttggaaaaagaaaagaaaaagaaaaagaaaaagaaaaaggagagagaagaagatttGACGTCGAATCCTTCTCAAGGGGGTAGCTCGGGTTTAATGGTCTTTAACCTCTCATTGCTGACCGGTTGACGTATAAGGAAATTGAGCAGGCCACAGAGATACCAGCCATTGACTTGAAGAGGTGCCTGCTATCTCTGGCCTGTGTTAAGGGGAAGAATGTTCTTCGGAAGGAGCCAATGAGCAAGGACATAGTGAGGAGGATGCCTTCTTGTTTAATGACAAGTTCACAAGCAAGTTCTTCAAGGTAAAGATCGGTACTGTGGTTGCGCGAAGGGAGTCTGAACCAGAAAATCCAGAAACCCGATAGAGAGTAGAGGAAGACAGGAAGCCCCAGATTGAGGCAGCAATTGTGAGGATCATGAAGTCAAGGCGGGTCCTGGATCACAATAACATTGTTGGTGAGGTGACGAAACAGCTGCATGGGCGATTCTTGCCCAACCCTGTTGTAATAAAGAAGCGAATCGTCATTGAGCGGGAGTTTTTGGAGAGGGATAAAACAGATAGAAAATTGTACAGGTAccttgcttaaaaaaaaaaaaaaaaactatgggTTGTTTCCTTCTTCATTTGTAGCTTTCGGCACAAGCCTGTATAATTTATCCTGCATTTGGTCAGTCGGAATATTGTTCACCGATCATTACAGGCTGTGGGTGGGTTCCGATGAAGTTTCATTAAGGCATCTTTGTTGCTTAATCTTTCCTCATGTTTATTCAACTTTTCCGAATGGGATGATGGAACTTTGTTGGAAATAATCATTCTCCTCCTGTCTCAAATTTTGAGCACCAGTATTTACCCTCATCCAATGCAGGGTTTGTAAGAGCTCGTTAAACTTCGAAATTTATACTTTTGCTTCTGTTAGTACATGGTGATGGTCATTACTAGCTTGTGAAATGGTTGCTACACTCCTCGACGAAGAAAACCATTTCGCAGGAAGCTGGGTAAAACAGAGCTCACAGTCACAGGAGGATACCATTCATCGCCCACTTTTTGTGGGATAATCAGCTGGAAATGCTGCAATATTGTTATGTTATATGAAATCCAGATTGGAGGATCCAAGCAAGGCAAAGATTTGACAAATATGTCAATGAAAGGTTAGATTTGCACTTTTGCGCAAAAATGATTTCTTTTGATCAATGTATAGTTTGCTCTGATCTTGTGAGGTCGATGCGTGTTCTAATTTGTTGTTTTTCTCTGCCTGGGGATATCAATTACAATGAATAGCATCAAACCAAATAAGAAAGTATCTCAACATGCCCCCTCAAGTTTGAGAATGGATATCGTACACTCCCAACTTGTCAAGTAGTTTGTGAAAAATAACCTTTCGCAAGGGCTTTGTAAACAAGTCTGCCAATTGTGAACTTGTTGGCGTATAAGCAGCGGAAACCAATCCAATATTAAGATGTTGCCATACAAGATGACAATCCAACTCTATGTGCTTTGTCCGTTCGTGAAAAACAGGATTCTTAGCGATGTGTAATGCTAATTGGTTGTCACAATATAATTTAGCCGATTATGGATGCTCAACACCTAAATCTTTGAGGACATATCGAAGCCATTTGAGTTCACAACAAGTATCTGCCATGGCCCGATATTCTGCTTCGGCAGACGAACGCGCCACAG belongs to Malus sylvestris chromosome 17, drMalSylv7.2, whole genome shotgun sequence and includes:
- the LOC126610355 gene encoding 40S ribosomal protein S9-2-like; amino-acid sequence: MVHVVHYRNYGKTFKKPRRPYEKERLDAELKLVGEYGLRAKRELWRVQYSLSRIRNAARELLTLDEKNPRRIFEGEALLRRMNRYGLLDESQNKLDYVLALTVENFLERRLQTLVFKTGMAKSIHHARVLIRQRHIRVGRQVVNIPSFMVRVDSQKHIDFSLTSPLGGGRPGRVKRRNQKAAAKKAAGGDGDEEEEE